CCATCGGCCTCCATGCCGCTCGCACCGCGGGTCTGCCGCGCGAGATCCCGGTCGTCACCCTGGCGACCGCGCACCCGGCCAAGTTCCCCGACGCCGTCGAACGCGCCACCGGCCAGCGTCCGCCGCTCCCCACCCGGGTCGGCGACCTGTTCGACCGCGAAGAGCGCTACACCGAGCTTCCGGGCACCTACGAAGCCGTTGCCGCCTACGTCGCGGAGCACGCGACCCCGTCGGCCTGATGGCAGAGCTTGTCCAACAGCCGCTGGTGATCGAAGGCAGCGGTTGGGCCGACTACGGCCTCGTCGACAGCGGCTACGGGCGCAAGTTCGAACGCTATGGTCCTCATCGCTTCATCCGGCCCGATCCGCAGGCGCTGTGGTCAGCTCGGCTCGACGACTGGGACGCTGACGGTGAGTTCGTGCCCGGCTCTGACGAGGACGGAGGCGGTCGCTGGGGGTTCGCGCGTACGGTTCCGCAGGAGGGCTGGCCGCTGACGTGGAACGAGGTCCGCTTCACCGCCCATTGCACCCCCTTCCGGCATCTCGGCTTCTTCCCCGACATGGCGCCGGTGTGGGACTGGATGCGCGGCAAACTGGGGGGCAAGGCCGATGCGCAAACGCTCAACCTGTTCGGCTACACCGGTGTCGGCACTCTGGCGCTGAGCGAGTGCGGGCCGGTCACCCATGTTGACGCGAGCAAGAAGTCCGTCGCCCAGGCGCGCGAAAACGCGGCGCTTTCCGGCATGGCCGAGCGCCCGGTCCGCTGGCTCATCGATGACGCGGCCAAGTTCACCGCTCGCGAAGTGCGCCGCGGCAAGCGTTACGACGGGATCATCCTCGACCCGCCGAAGTTCGGGCGTGGCCCCGAGGGTGAGGTCTGGCGGATCGAGGAAGGCCTGCCGCCGCTGATCGCCGATTGCCGCCGCCTGCTCGACGAGGATAGCCGCTTCCTGTTCCTCACCGTCTATGCCGTACGCATGAGCAGCCTCGCGCTGGCCGGACTACTGGCCGAGCATTTCGCCGATCTTCCGGGCCAGATCGAACACGGCGATCTTGCTGTGCGAGAAGACGGGGAGGATGGCCGCCTGCTGCCGACCGCGATCTTCGCCCGCTGGAGCAACGGCTAGAAGCCTCGCTGCGGCTCTCATATAGTTAATTTTCCGCTGCACTTACGGGTCGGCGTTAAGCATGCTCCGAAGCCCTGCCCGGTAAGGCGCTGGAACCCATTCGTCTCCAGAATAACGCCATGTCGCGCGAAGATTTACGGAGACGAGAAATGCCTGGTCAGGCCCTACCCCAGCAGCAAGGCTTCGAGCTGAGACGTCGCCCACAACAGCGGCGTCGCTTTTACCCCGAGTATTGGCTGACGGCGTTGATCCTCGTCACCAGCCTCAGCATAGCCCTGTCGACGCTCGTCGCCTAATCATCCCCGAGCACGTTTGGGGATGGCGGAGGGGTGAGCGTTCGACCTGCTCACCCCTCCGTCACTTACTTCAGTGGCCGCCACCCTCGGCGGCAAGCTCGTCGGCTGAAGCCGCTTCCAACCGCCCGGCGCGCGA
Above is a genomic segment from Altererythrobacter sp. Root672 containing:
- a CDS encoding class I SAM-dependent methyltransferase — translated: MAELVQQPLVIEGSGWADYGLVDSGYGRKFERYGPHRFIRPDPQALWSARLDDWDADGEFVPGSDEDGGGRWGFARTVPQEGWPLTWNEVRFTAHCTPFRHLGFFPDMAPVWDWMRGKLGGKADAQTLNLFGYTGVGTLALSECGPVTHVDASKKSVAQARENAALSGMAERPVRWLIDDAAKFTAREVRRGKRYDGIILDPPKFGRGPEGEVWRIEEGLPPLIADCRRLLDEDSRFLFLTVYAVRMSSLALAGLLAEHFADLPGQIEHGDLAVREDGEDGRLLPTAIFARWSNG